One stretch of Plasmodium cynomolgi strain B DNA, scaffold: 0001, whole genome shotgun sequence DNA includes these proteins:
- a CDS encoding tryptophan-rich antigen (Pv-fam-a;~putative): protein MVSSTSITLFILSSAYLLSDISPSLQYEQIGSTPNLTDLVESEQECAANNVQLREEQNNNWMVKLEGEWKDFTSSLENEKIIWIQEKDKEWEEWLEIMQEKWTHCDRNLNPTYKNYILKKSSGWDNFDWEYWANTEWHDLMEKDWKNWIYGNKLSLNKLIDNKWINWSNEKMAEWLIQELNDEEDSYTQTTKIGDISSTEENDENLSNLEDKVFSKNEEWEHWTDRKEKLIKKIKNSNWSEWKNNKYASFNQWRESFIKKWIREKQWEIMVNSQKN, encoded by the exons atggtttctTCCACATCTATtactttgtttattttatcgtCTGCTTACCTTTTAAGCGATATTTCTCCA TCCCTTCAATATGAACAGATTGGCTCCACTCCAAATTTAACGGATCTAGTCGAATCGGAACAAGAATGTGCGGCGAATAACGTTCAATTgagagaagaacaaaataataactgGATGGTGAAACTGGAAGGTGAATGGAAGGATTTTACCTCTTCtttggaaaatgaaaaaatcatatGGATCCaagaaaaagacaaagaaTGGGAAGAATGGCTAGAAATAATGCAAGAAAAGTGGACACATTGTGACAGAAACTTGAATCCaacatacaaaaattatattttgaaaaaatcctCAGGATGGGATAATTTTGATTGGGAATATTGGGCCAACACGGAATGGCATGATTTAATGGAAAAggattggaaaaattggataTATGGGAACAAGTTGAGTTTGAATAAATTAATAGACAATAAATGGATCAATTGGagtaacgaaaaaatggcagaGTGGCTAATTCAAGAGTTGAATGATGAGGAAGATTCCTATACACAGACAACAAAAATTGGAGACATTTCCAGtacagaagaaaatgatgagaaTTTGTCCAATTTGGAGGATAAAGTATttagtaaaaatgaagaatggGAACATTGGACTGACAGAAAAGAGAaactaattaaaaaaataaagaattctAATTGGtcagaatggaaaaataataaatacgcCTCGTTTAACCAATGGAGAGAGTcctttattaaaaaatggataaggGAAAAGCAGTGGGAAATAATGGTTAACAGTCAGAAAAATTAG